The Equus quagga isolate Etosha38 chromosome 12, UCLA_HA_Equagga_1.0, whole genome shotgun sequence genome includes a region encoding these proteins:
- the LOC124248780 gene encoding translation initiation factor IF-2 isoform X3, which translates to MAPRAAASGPAPGRAAAAWLPHASPCGPAPPPLPLLSGRRALRPGRCSPAAARAFGAQGSPGQSRPSAPESAGSAHARPRAVGQAVSQGQPARGVGNLSAPRLGRGRVEAGKGFLGVHPANDRPSATPRLKALY; encoded by the coding sequence ATGGCTCCCCGCGCCGCCGCGTCTGGCCCCGCTCCTGGCCGTGCGGCGGCGGCCTGGCTCCCCCACGCCTCCCCCTGCGGCCcggctcccccacccctccccctgctgtCCGGCCGCCGCGCGCTCCGCCCGGGGCGCTGCAGCCCCGCGGCCGCGCGCGCCTTCGGGGCCCAGGGGAGCCCCGGGCAGTCCCGGCCCTCCGCGCCGGAGTCGGCGGGCTCCGCGCACGCGCGCCCGCGGGCTGTCGGCCAGGCTGTTTCCCAGGGGCAGCCGGCCCGCGGGGTCGGCAACCTTTCAGCACCTCGCTTGGGCCGCGGGAGGGTAGAGGCGGGGAAGGGTTTCCTTGGGGTGCACCCAGCAAATGACCGGCCTTCTGCCACTCCCAGGCTCAAG
- the LOC124248780 gene encoding translation initiation factor IF-2 isoform X2, translating into MAPRAAASGPAPGRAAAAWLPHASPCGPAPPPLPLLSGRRALRPGRCSPAAARAFGAQGSPGQSRPSAPESAGSAHARPRAVGQAVSQGQPARGVGNLSAPRLGRGRVEAGKGFLGVHPANDRPSATPRLKKCL; encoded by the coding sequence ATGGCTCCCCGCGCCGCCGCGTCTGGCCCCGCTCCTGGCCGTGCGGCGGCGGCCTGGCTCCCCCACGCCTCCCCCTGCGGCCcggctcccccacccctccccctgctgtCCGGCCGCCGCGCGCTCCGCCCGGGGCGCTGCAGCCCCGCGGCCGCGCGCGCCTTCGGGGCCCAGGGGAGCCCCGGGCAGTCCCGGCCCTCCGCGCCGGAGTCGGCGGGCTCCGCGCACGCGCGCCCGCGGGCTGTCGGCCAGGCTGTTTCCCAGGGGCAGCCGGCCCGCGGGGTCGGCAACCTTTCAGCACCTCGCTTGGGCCGCGGGAGGGTAGAGGCGGGGAAGGGTTTCCTTGGGGTGCACCCAGCAAATGACCGGCCTTCTGCCACTCCCAGGCTCAAG